The DNA segment CTACGAACTGCCCACATCCCTTCAGACTGGAAAACCAAAATTTAAAGAAGACCAACTTCTGATCTTAATTTGCTGCCTTCTCAACTTTTCCTTCCTCATATAAgatcaatttaaattaataaatttgtatttattaatttttttataaaaaaatgaatataaattCGACATTTTTGTACAAATTAGCTAAGCCCCTcggtaagctcaaaaaggcttgtgttgtgttatTCAGACAGAGATTAATGTAATATgtaaatactcaaatacatagaaaacacccacgactcacgaacaaatatccgtgctcatgcCCTCGCCGGGATCCGTACCCAGTCTAGACCGCTCGTCGATTCATTCGTCATagtaaataatcattaattttaaatattcatcttATGCGTATCGTTTGATGTGGGTACAAATAGTGCTCTAGTCCATGACAATACAGGACATTCATTTATGAAATCTCCCAATAGGAATTATAGAAGACTTGTCAAGAAATAAATTTGTATACCTGATCATTTCGATGATTGCGCGTTGATCCACGTGGAATTGGAGCAATGTAAGAACATTAATCATGGGACACTCAGGAGACGAGAGCAGGATCAACACTAAGCATACAGTTAATTACAAGCTACGGTTTCATACCATTATTATAAGtgttattaacatttttatttcgtgttgaaaacaaaaataaattttgagaCACGCATGGAATCATGCCGTTCTCATTTATATGAAAACTCCCTTTAACTTACATTTCCATCCTAACCTGTGTAGTGTAACTTTAATCTGCATCTCAAAACTTCCAGTCGCCATAACTTCATCATTTTTATTAACATTCCATTCCCTTTTAGAAATTTGGAGTACTTAATcgtaaatggttttttttaacagagaaaaaatacaaaaaaaaaattattatatgtaaatgctacttttttatctttattaattagGTGTTGTATGGTGACCATGATTGTAGAGGATAAACTATTACATACCGaaaattaaaaagcggccaagtgcgtgtcgtgccacgcataatggagggttctGTACCTTCTTAAGATACAATTCGTTTCTGGAACGATCTCCCTCTCCGATACGATAAGCTCAGAGCAAATTTTCCTTAAAAGGCTAATTACGTAAATACTTTTCGGACGTACACCAACATTGTTAGACAATATGACGGTTTTAAATGGgtacaatatttcaaatatatatgtgtaggtatgtatatatgtttgtattaatatactatgtatttatgcatgtttattgataattataatgtttagatagtgacttttatctctgtttctgtttggcccaatggttgactggtagaaaatgccttaaggcattaagtccgccatttgtacttttttgtattgtgcaataaaggttaaataaataaataaaaaggcaAGGCAAATGGACGTATCTTCGCGGCACTtacgtcgttttaataagaaaatataactTTTGGAAAACACTCATTAATGGCTCCACCAATTatattcaaaaaacatttttggaaagtaattatcaagtttttttttccacattttttttcttcaaattatTGCACGTTCAGGTCAGAAGTTAGAGGGGTGTGAGACTCAATAATTTTTTCTTCCAAGAGTTTTCACAAAATCTAAATACGTATTTACTAACCTAAAGACCTATCGAATGATGTGCCACACTTTTATTATACATGCAGATGGACGAATATCACGAAATTATAAAGGTttcgtttttgccattttggctactgTTGCGAACGtaactttttatttgtataaattcaatatacagggtgatttcggggtcgtggagcaagagaactaTACATCGTACAGAATTCAAAGACGAGCCTAATGAtgttgctaattatttattatcaccaataatgatgattatttttcagatgaccagtagaaaaaaaaacatttttgtatataatttggtcaccctactcaatgtgacgtcttgtcgctttccatacagcgtatgtcaaagtagtgaccatgattacttagtataagattaattttacttaaaaataagaaaaaaatcactaattatattttaatcgaatACTACCATATGATAATGTGGATCATTTACAGAGTTAGAAAAAGTGCTTCTGGATCACGAtccagaaatcaccctgtattccTAATGCAgtagccgtcgggctcggctaggctttttcaaaagcaccaataggagctaTCCACATATACTACAATTTAATGGATCTCATGATATTAAGTATTTTCCCTATAGATCCAATTTTAACTGTCAACATAAAAATTTAGAACTAAGAAGATAAACAAGTCTCACTAGATCCATGTTGGATCTATAGAGAATGAAGGtttgtatcgcggccaattagaagcacctaaacttaaaacaccttttttactgttcaattttgctaaatcactctttcatcatcttCCATACTATCAACCACCACTTTCTGCACATaaccgttttgacaagaacccCTTTGTAatccagtaccttttggaaaaTTATAACTTCACTACAAAACCGAGTTGTCGTGATTCttacctgcacggcggctacatttacggaaccctaagaatCAGGAATTTTAAGGTTTGGTTGTTTCACTTAAATGCGATGGTGAGCGGTGCCTTAATATTAACTGAGTGTGTAGGGTGGGTCTTGCTCAGTGgccacgtctcctgaatcacctatattaaaaacaataaatctgTTAGGGGTTGACAACATTACAATAGTAAACATGTTACATAATAAGCAAGTATAATGAAACGTTGCGACCCCCCTAACATAGCAGGTCATAAACTGTCCATATGTATTAATTTGACCTTCTGTCAGGTCTTAATTGTTTCTTCTGTAAACCACAAGGCCGTGATAGTTGTGCTTTTTTATGGCAAATTACTATGCAATAGGCAATTATTAATCCAGATCGGTATGCGACGTAGCTGACCGCATCCTGCGTAAGGAAATTAACTTTTCCGCTGCTGATCTCCAATTAAACCGATATAATgtgattatgaataaataatataatccaTCTAAGCAcataaaatataagaattaaaattaatgcTCCGTAAAGCCTATAGATCATGATCATCAtgcaaatgttttaaaatattaatcgGTAAGtggtaaaaaaacatttgaaacaGGGAATATCTGGCAGGGGGTAACTGATATTTACTAATACTTATTCGGAAAGTCAAGACATTTGTACCTATGTATAAAATTGCATGGTTTATCCAGTAATAGATATGTACCTTAATaattgagggagaccggtgaaagaaagattattgttgattttggatttcatacaatgaaatttaaaagactggtaaaatacccgcaatagggtattcgactatatttaaaataacttatttcacaccatgcatgaaataatattaaaaatggctataagtttgcttaaaagaattgagaagtaccctcaattcctcacggaatccatcatcaaaactcaagcttgacaaaaatgtaccttgaaaacctaactgcttcacaaacgTGCGAAGAGAACCAATtcccaaacgtgaactatgcggtgttgaagagttccattctgttcatcatcagcagttccgcttcatcaaatgtcacttctacaaatgtaaatgcttgatttgatgatgaaaatactaagatcactatatatgcctttaacatttgaggagctCCCTCGATGTCTCATGGACTCCATTGTCAGAActcaaacttgacaaaaaattgtcttaaaaatctaatttgcttcacaaacacagcgaagaggataaatcgccaaacgtgaactatgcgtcgttgaagagttccattctgatcatcatgagcagttccacttcatcaaatgtaaatgcatgatttgttgatgaaaatataaaaattactatatatatgcttttcacatttgaagagttccctcgattcctcgtggattccatcattagaactgAGTTTACACAAAAAcaggaccaatctgtatatacatagattcaagcaaaaaaataattttcaaaatcggttcagaaatgacggagttatgaagtaacaaactaaaaaaaaaaaacacaccgaattgataacctcctcctttggaaatcttgaagtcggttaaaaatacaacTCGATTGAAAAAAACTCAAATTATTGTTACACTAATTCATTCGGTTGCCCCTCATTGGGCTCGAATTTTGCCAAACAAAAGAATCATCAAATTACACTTTTTTGGGAGCTTTCTCAATGTTACATTACGCTTCAGCAGCTTAGCATGTCCAAAAGCAATTGATATCGATACCATGACACATATTGTAATTCCATAATAGTTTTGATTCGACCTTTGTCTATTGTCGCGGTCCGCGGCCTGCAGCCCCACTAGTTCTGTTCagtgttaataatataaaaaccagCGGCCACTGGTATTGACATCAATCAGCGACCAACGTTGAAGTTAACAAGAGCAAAATGTTCAGCAAAGTGAGTTAAATTAATGACGCATATTTTAATTCATGCAGTTTTTATAATTCAATTTTGGCAAAGTATTTGCAAGGcaattaaaaaatgtagtttagcTACTCGATTTTGAAGCTTTTGATTATTAGCTAAATTTACAATCAGGGTCAATTGTTAAACCAAAAATTTACAATAGTGCAGCAAAATGCGTCTTCTATTCTCAAATACACCAAACTTTAAAAGGCATATGCTAACTTACCCTGACATTCCAATACTTACATTATTCTCATTTCAATGTCTCATGCTTAACAAAGATAGACCTGACAGTGTCTCATAATCATAACGAAATGACCTGTAACCTAATTTGATTTGCCAGATCATAGCTTTCGGCGCCATGGTCGCAGCCGCTTATGCGGGTTTGATCCCAGAATACGGACACGCGGTGTCTTCCCAGAGCATCGTGCACCACGGCGACTACGCGGCCCATGGCTACGCACCCCATGGCGACTACACCTACGGCCACCTCGCCGCACCCGCCCACTACGCCGCGCCTCTGGCCCACGCCGCGCCCCTTGCTCACTACGCCGCCCCCGTCGCCTACGGTCATGGATACGAGGGACATGAGGGACATGATGAATATGTAAGCTAACAGAAAATTTGCAGGCACTATATATGAATACCTACTTGTTCTTAAGACTGAAAGTAATAACGTGTAAAATTCACTTTTGAACCAATCCGCTTCTGTGAACTCGGTTATATACCTACTGCTGACACGGAAATTTTTAGTCCGTCTGCAAAAGTttatacctaatttttttttttttttttgtattgtctgtttcttaaaaatttgtatgtatCAGTAAATATGCTCACTTGACGACCATCAACCAACCATCAACACAGCGTGTATGATTCGGCTAATAACTTGGCTATTCCAGGCTCACCCCAAATACGACTACGCGTACTCCGTGTCGGACCCGCACACCGGCGACCACAAGTCGCAGCACGAGTCCCGCGACGGCGACGCCGTGCACGGCTTCTACGAGCTGGTGCAGCCCGATGGCTCCGTGCGCAAGGTCGAGTACACCGCCGATGACCACAATGGGTAAGAAATAATTATCACACATTTTTGTCTTACATAATATTCTTGATGGAATTAAATAAGTAGTTTAACACCCAGCATACTACTCCCCTTCCGTTTTACTTTTCGTAAACAGTTCTAACcttttacgaataaaaaatgcCTACTTACCAAATTaaccaattaattaattaaccttTTAAGGTTCTTGGGTGTTACGGCTCTCCATACACCGTCACAAAAACAATTGATTTTAGAACAGATTTATCTTTTTTCCACCTATaggttaattaataaatattgtccACAAAGCATATAGTCTACTCGACAAACTAAAAACGGtaaaaaatagagatactactcctaaaaatacgtgtgataCCTCATTAGATTCATAATGATGTCTAGAAAAATATATTCGAAgcctttatcagcacgcaaaaaaattcaaatgttgTAGACAAAAAAGggcggtatttaaaaaaatggaataaaatataattaaagaagaatagtacattacgatacaagtgcgaaaaataggaaattcgaaacgagtggcgataaattaaaacacgaccgaagggagtgttttaaatcgacacgagttgcgaattacctattcgcacatgtatcgtacaacgttttacagtacatatggccctttaaatgttcgacacagtaacataatatgctacttctcgcactagtgctataaagtagccccatatgtactgtaaaaaaatttcAGTCAAATATTCTGGACTTGTAGAACTGAATCtccattatttatactttttatatacaagtacttatttatacaaataaggCAATTATAAAGTTACAATTTTTTCTCAGTCTTTATcgtaaatctgaaataaatatttttctatacatCATCTAAAATCCAATGAGGTATCACACGtattttaggagtagtatctctatttttcaaattttgagtAGACTATATAGATATTTCTAACACAATATGCAAAGTAGGTACACTTCATACAAGCTTGACCGATGACTTTATATTAGAACCAAATTGCAAATTAGCTATCTAacaaattgattttattacCCAAAACAATAGCCTACACTAGTAAGTTTAGTGATCCAAAGTATTTGTTTGGTCCAGTACGAGTTAACCCTTTAGGACGCCATGTAGGTTAGGAACAACCATTACActattgataatattttgcattttttcctAATCAGTTTCATAAAGACCATTGATGTTAAGGAGGCTTAAAGGAGGCTTTTTGTGCGTTAAATGCTAGTCCTAAACCCAAGTAAACTTTTCAGTGACCTCTTCAACTTCATCGTAAGTTATTGACCTTACACTATTGTTATACATTTTCAGGTTCAACGCGGTCGTACACAACTCCGCCCCGTCCATCCACCCCGAGCCCTACCACGGCCACCATTACTAAGAAGATCTCTCCTGTTTTAGTGTTGTTGTGATGTCTTAAACAAAATGATGaacttgtaaataataatttattaaatattttgtataacgaATTTGACTATAATTCCCTCGAGTTCATAATAATGTTAACAATGCTGCGAAAATAATATAACCAAATATAAAAGGTACGTATTATAAGGGCTGGCCTAATATCCACgcacaaaaaaaattgacaaaacaTAATAGTGTATGAGCCGCCGCCCGTGCAGGACAgcatctcgacgactcaaatacaATTTCAATTCTCAGTAAACTCATAATCTTTTccaaaaataggtacctactggtttacaagggtaaTGGCAAAACATTCAAGTGCAGAATGTGATTGTGTTGAAGATAGAATATTTTTACAAGAACTTAACAAGTATGTGGTAAAGGTTTGAAGAGTTTACTTCTAATTGGCCGCAATAAAGAGTGTGTGGAAAGCGCTCCCATTTGTGCtttagaaatagttatttgtacaacaagagagcaaagtttgatatttcttcgagtgcttctttgagtcccgtgcaagcgaaagattctataatagattaaCGATAGATTAATAGATAGTataagcgcacgagatgtaaataactttgatctcgtgtagtacacaaaaattttcacgtcagtcagccatcaaaaaatacaacctgaaaaaatgtaatccagacgcacggatcactatttcactcattttttctgaaggtattctaacaattaactctAATTATCGCAATAAAactaaacgaaagaaatttcaatgaaataatacgaaaataatgaattaacgaacatcaattgacagttcaaccAACatctttattttgtaaaaaaaaaactttgtaagatacggtccgaattgcggatactactatttgtcaactatagtagagatcgttaaaagtagttaagtagaattatttactgcgtaacaattgtgtaaatttgtataagttcattgatttgattgtatgataaaatacgcaaaatatggtgtttttattaaattttaaacttttatta comes from the Cydia pomonella isolate Wapato2018A unplaced genomic scaffold, ilCydPomo1 PGA_scaffold_202, whole genome shotgun sequence genome and includes:
- the LOC133533726 gene encoding cuticle protein 8-like; this encodes MFSKIIAFGAMVAAAYAGLIPEYGHAVSSQSIVHHGDYAAHGYAPHGDYTYGHLAAPAHYAAPLAHAAPLAHYAAPVAYGHGYEGHEGHDEYAHPKYDYAYSVSDPHTGDHKSQHESRDGDAVHGFYELVQPDGSVRKVEYTADDHNGFNAVVHNSAPSIHPEPYHGHHY